In Eremothecium gossypii ATCC 10895 chromosome II, complete sequence, the genomic window AACGCAGTTGTGTATAGATCAATGCCCAAGTACTCATCGATACGGCTTAGGCCGCCAGGCGAGCCCTTCATACCGTAGTGTGCAGCGGACAAACCATAGAGATTCTTGTACCATGGAGGCGCCGCAGGGAAGAAGTTCTGGATTATCACACCGAATAGGTTGATGTAACCAAAGGCAAATGCATACCCTCTAAGGGTGGTCGGAGGTGCAAAGATAAAGAGTATTGCGGCAACCACAAACGGGGCCCCGAAGTGAAGGATACCGTAGGGAAGCCACGCGAGGATATCCAAGCACTTGTTCGTCGACGCTGCCAACACGTCGCTCAAATTGTCACCGTACATTATGGTTTCAATGGCAGGGAGAACCTTCACGGTGATCGGAGGCCTATAGGTGGAGCCGAAAGATGCAGAGGTAAAATATAGCGCTAGCCATGTGAATATCGGAAGAGCATGGAAGAAAAACTGGCCGGTAGCAGGCATCAGAAACAATGCAAGGAATAGCATGCTCACACAGCCCTTCAGGAGCCATGGTGCGGGATTCGCTATGAAGACGAAGAAAAGTACCGCCCCTAGAAACCCATAGTGGCAGACCTCTTTCAGCGTGAATTGGTGGTTCTTCAGCCTCTTTATTGATAGATTCGCATCAAAACTCGTCTCGAGGTTGGCAAGGCGGGAGCCT contains:
- the AUR1 gene encoding inositol phosphorylceramide synthase (Syntenic homolog of Saccharomyces cerevisiae YKL004W (AUR1)), whose protein sequence is MKTVVLTAQQADTVDSRMPNWFERVFLAQKPPGSRLANLETSFDANLSIKRLKNHQFTLKEVCHYGFLGAVLFFVFIANPAPWLLKGCVSMLFLALFLMPATGQFFFHALPIFTWLALYFTSASFGSTYRPPITVKVLPAIETIMYGDNLSDVLAASTNKCLDILAWLPYGILHFGAPFVVAAILFIFAPPTTLRGYAFAFGYINLFGVIIQNFFPAAPPWYKNLYGLSAAHYGMKGSPGGLSRIDEYLGIDLYTTAFSNSAVIFGAFPSLHSGCATMEALFLAHVFPRLRLLFVFYVCWLWWSTMYLTHHYFVDLMAGSILSYVIFQYTKYCHLPIVHPEYFTRWSYAEIKTFDIIQSDPLYHDSSDVEALPLAPLDTDFNFTFEMSSVDEVATPTPSIFDEGAPGSASRSSANSIEVPDAEPFRANFVNKMYRQRYD